Proteins found in one Verrucomicrobiia bacterium genomic segment:
- the fusA gene encoding elongation factor G produces the protein MANSEQLRNIGIVGHGGSGKTSLAEAFLFSAKATTRLGRVDEGNTTSDYAADEVARKISISAALLHFDWQGCKFNLVDMPGYADFIGEVAGGLSVCETALISVNTQAGLEVGVEQVLKYAERYKTAKIFFFNKLDKEHTDFYKTLEQFKTHYGNGVLPFFLPIGAGPNFKGVIDVLANKAFSYEGGQTKEIPIPASEAGKVDEARQKILEAAAESDDTLLEKFFDSGTLTDDELKGGLHHGIKEGKIIPVLCGSAANLTGIAQALDFLANYAPAPSDFPVVEGTLPGTPQKIERKTLASEPLSARIFKTVSEPHLGELSFFRVYSGKVAPGNDVFNANRQTSERIGQIYLMNGKERKEIGEVAAGDLGAFVKLKTSHTGDTLCDKKAPILLPPLEFPKPVINLAVVPKRKEDEEKMAVGFARLHEEDPTFNMAYDGEIHQNIVHGQGELHLEVITDRLKRKFGIEVELIKPRIPYRETIKARAEVQGKHKKQSGGRGQYGDVWLRIEPLKRGEGFQFIDEVVGGVVPSKYIPSVEKGVIEAMHEGALAGYPVVDVKVTIYDGSYHTVDSSDIAFKIAGSLAFRTGFMQCRPVLLEPIYNVEVVVPSEYMGDVMGDLSARRGKISGMEADGGFEKIRAQVPLADLYKYSTALRSLTQGRGYHTRSFSHYEEVPRETAEKVIKESQAEKTNGK, from the coding sequence ATGGCAAATTCGGAACAACTTCGCAACATCGGGATAGTCGGACACGGCGGGAGCGGAAAGACCTCCCTTGCGGAGGCGTTTTTGTTTTCCGCCAAGGCCACCACCCGGCTCGGGCGGGTGGATGAAGGGAATACCACGTCCGATTACGCCGCCGACGAGGTGGCCCGCAAAATCTCCATCTCCGCGGCGCTTCTGCATTTCGACTGGCAGGGGTGCAAGTTCAATTTGGTCGATATGCCCGGCTACGCCGATTTCATCGGCGAAGTGGCGGGCGGGCTTTCCGTCTGTGAAACGGCTCTAATTTCCGTCAACACCCAGGCGGGGCTGGAAGTCGGCGTGGAGCAGGTTCTGAAATACGCCGAGCGGTACAAAACGGCCAAAATTTTCTTCTTCAACAAACTGGACAAGGAACACACCGACTTTTACAAAACGCTGGAGCAGTTCAAAACGCACTATGGGAACGGCGTTTTGCCCTTCTTCTTGCCCATCGGCGCCGGGCCGAACTTTAAAGGGGTTATCGACGTTTTAGCCAACAAGGCCTTCAGTTACGAAGGGGGGCAGACCAAAGAGATTCCCATCCCCGCTTCGGAGGCCGGAAAAGTGGACGAAGCCCGGCAAAAAATTCTGGAAGCGGCGGCGGAATCGGACGACACACTTCTGGAAAAATTCTTCGATTCCGGCACGCTCACCGACGATGAACTGAAAGGCGGATTGCATCACGGCATAAAAGAGGGTAAAATCATACCGGTTTTGTGCGGCTCGGCCGCCAATTTGACCGGCATTGCCCAGGCCTTGGATTTTCTGGCGAACTATGCGCCGGCCCCCAGCGACTTTCCGGTAGTGGAAGGGACGCTTCCCGGCACGCCTCAAAAAATCGAACGCAAGACGCTGGCCTCGGAGCCGTTGTCCGCCCGGATTTTCAAAACCGTATCTGAACCGCATTTGGGGGAGCTATCATTTTTTCGCGTCTATTCCGGCAAGGTCGCCCCCGGCAACGACGTTTTCAACGCCAACCGCCAGACCAGCGAGCGAATCGGGCAGATTTATTTGATGAACGGGAAGGAACGCAAGGAGATAGGGGAGGTCGCGGCCGGTGATTTGGGGGCGTTCGTTAAGTTGAAAACGAGTCACACCGGCGATACTTTGTGCGACAAAAAAGCCCCCATTTTACTCCCGCCTTTGGAATTTCCCAAGCCGGTCATCAATCTGGCCGTCGTCCCCAAGCGGAAGGAGGACGAGGAGAAAATGGCCGTGGGGTTTGCCCGCCTGCACGAAGAGGACCCCACTTTCAACATGGCCTACGACGGAGAGATTCACCAAAACATTGTCCACGGGCAGGGGGAGCTGCATTTGGAAGTGATCACCGACCGGCTGAAACGGAAGTTCGGCATCGAAGTGGAATTAATCAAACCCCGCATCCCCTACCGCGAGACGATAAAGGCCCGCGCCGAGGTGCAGGGGAAGCACAAAAAGCAGTCCGGCGGCCGGGGGCAGTATGGCGACGTTTGGTTGCGCATCGAGCCCCTAAAACGCGGCGAGGGGTTCCAGTTCATCGACGAGGTGGTCGGCGGGGTGGTTCCCTCCAAGTACATTCCCTCGGTGGAAAAGGGGGTCATCGAGGCGATGCACGAAGGGGCCTTGGCGGGATATCCCGTGGTGGACGTGAAGGTCACCATTTACGACGGAAGCTACCACACGGTGGACTCCTCGGACATCGCCTTCAAAATCGCCGGGTCGCTCGCCTTTCGCACCGGGTTTATGCAGTGCCGGCCGGTGCTTTTGGAGCCGATTTACAACGTCGAAGTGGTGGTCCCAAGCGAATATATGGGGGACGTGATGGGGGATCTCTCCGCCCGGCGGGGAAAGATTTCCGGGATGGAGGCGGACGGCGGCTTTGAAAAAATACGGGCGCAGGTGCCGCTGGCGGATTTGTACAAGTATTCCACGGCGCTCCGCTCGCTCACCCAGGGGCGCGGCTACCACACCCGCAGCTTTTCCCACTACGAAGAAGTCCCGCGGGAAACCGCCGAAAAAGTCATCAAAGAATCCCAGGCCGAAAAAACCAACGGGAAATAA